The window GATCATAAGCCGACGAGGACGAGTGCAAGCCATGGAGGAAGAACAGAACGTGTACAGGATTTGGATGCCGGATGAGGACTGCCCCGGCCTAGCCATGGCTAGGGCCTTCGGAGATTTCTGCTTGAAAGACTATGGCCTTATCTCCACTCCGGTAGTGTCCTACCGGAAGCTCACTGAGAGAGACGACTTTGTAGTCCTAGCGACAGATGGGGTAAGAAGATAAGACATGGTAATTGTAGCTAATAGGCAGATCTCACCTATATTCGAgttatatgatttaaaaatgacctaaaatgtTTGTTCTgttgttattatattttgtttatttatcttcGCTTCGTCTGGCCTCCATGTTTGTTAGGTATGGGATGCGTTGTCGAACGAGGAGGTGGTAGAGATAGTGGCCTCAGTAGGAGAGCGGTCTATGGCGGCACAGACGTTGGTAGAGAAGGCGGTGCAGGCGTGGAGGTACAGGTACCCTCGGTCGAAGACAGACGACTGCGCCGTGGTTTGCCTATTTTTCAAGAGGGCTACGCAAATGGTGCAGTACAAATCAAGGTATTCGGATTTGGACTCACAAAGCTGCGTTGGCAGTGTTACCAGTGTGAATGCCCCTGAGACTGTTTTGAATGTCAACCTTGATGACCAAACTGTGAGACGTCCAAGGAAAAGAAGATTGGGGAAGAGACTTGAGAGTGTCCAAGAGTGAATtcaataaattgtaaatatttttaactacttttttcatttcaggcAAAGAATGTATATTCATGATTTGTTTTTCGTTGTCATGACGTTTTAATGTATATTCATGATTTAGTATTTTGTTGTCATCAGACTATTTTACCAAGAAATTTAAACTTTTCTTAGCAGTAAGATAAGGAAATGAGGTATGTATATTACTGACTACCCTTTGTCTGAAATCtctatttcatgatttttttagttaagaTTTAGAGTATGCAATGAAATTGACATAGTGATAGTCAACTAGTAGGAGGAAAGTACTAAAACAAACTATCTATACATAgtcatttttgtaattttagaattattagaattatataatactatagtTGAATGCAAATgtctattatcattttaatctatttttttactactattatacattatatttatttttgctttagtaattttttagtCAAGATGTAGAATACACAATTAAATCGACTAATGACCATCAATTAGTGGAATgagaatacaaaaaaaatagagtatatattgtatatatatatagggatgtatttaTATCCTTCTTTTATATAATGTTCTATTCTCCTTTCTAATCTTGGCCATCCATTTCTTAGATCTAATAGCCGAAAATAGGGCCTGATTTataattgtttattaattaaaaaatctgaaaagGGCTTTTATGGTAAACACATTGGATACGGTTATGGTAAGTGCATGATTATCTCAATTCAAGATTGCAACGGTTTTTTCTTTGattctacaaaatatttcttctcttctACCTCTATTCTTCCATCATTCTGACATTGGAGACGAAAATTATTGTTTGAATATTAGTgttgattttttcaatttcttataCTTCTCGTCGTCGCCATATTGGAGCAGCCCCGTATCGTGccatattattgttttagtgTTCTTCAACAATGGACGAAGATATGCTcttattaaattgtttatgtaACTTGAAAAATTCCAGTAGGCTTTAGCGGTAATTGGTGGATGTGGTTTATTATTTTCCTTAGGCAACAAGTCTCATGTATTAGGGTTTAGTGTTTATGTTGTATTCTCGGCTGCTGTTTTGTAATTCTGGACGAATTTATGTTGTGGTGTAGGCGCTAGCAGTAATTGAAGAAGGTAATCTGATTATGTAACTTGAAACAAGCCAGTAGGCGTTAGCAGTAATTGGTGGATGTGGTGTAGTATTTTGCTGCTTAGATGACAAGTCTCATGTATTAGGGTttagtgtttattttgttttctgtgCTGCTGTGTTGTAATTCTGGATTTATATAATGTACGCATAGTAGTGTATAATGCattctttcttatatttaatGTATGGTTGATatcatataatgaaaataaattcttatatgtttttttctttggttTTCTGTATAGTGTTTGTTATACCTGAATGTTCTCCACAATTGAAGCCTGTGGTTGGTCAGAAGTTCCAATCCCTAGATTTTGCTTTTGCGTTTTATGATGTGTACTGCCCGCGCTGTTGGTTTTGATACGCGCAAACAAGGAATGAGGAAGGTGGACAATGTTACTACTTGGTATTCTGTCGTATGCAATAAGGAGGGCGGCAAGAGGTCGAACGAGGAAGACAAAGTGAATGCACGATCTGGTTTTACTATTAAACGCAGATGGCTGTCCAAGCGATGTGGTTGTAAAGCAAGTATATCCTTCAAGTTCTTTTCCGAAGCAGGAATACCGGGATATATTATTCAGGAGTTCAACGAGGTTCACAACCATTATATGGTGGAGTCAGAGCATCAGCAGTTTATGACACTTAACCGGAAGTTAGATGACGTACATCACAAATTCATTCTTGACTGTTCCAAGGCTAATATAGGCCCCACACTTACCTTTAAGGTATTGAAGGAAATTCTCGGTGGGTTTGAACTTGTCCGTTGCAATGTCGGGGATATCAGGAACACTTCGCGAGACATCAAAGCATACGCAAACGGTTGTGACGTGCAGATGGTGTTGGACGACATGGCGAAGAAGAAGGAGCTGTCCGATGCGTTCACATATCACTACGAAGTTAATGCTGCTAACCAGTTGGTTGCCCTTTTTTGGTGCGATGGTTTGATGAAGAGGAACTACCATATGTTTGGTGATATAGTGGCGTTTGACTCCACTTACAACACAAACAGGTATacattacaattatatttattgttcattatttgcaatattttgtacattactAAGTGCATTATACAGCCATacatttacattattcttACATCGTTATGCATTATTCAGAATTAATGATGCTAATGCTGCGTACCCTTGTGTGCAACGCATGATATTGCATGATCTTCACACCTTTCACGGGAAAGGACAATCATGGGAAACCTGTAACATTCGCTGCCGGATTGGTGTGCAACGAGAAAACAGGCGCCTTTGGCTGGTTGTTCAAACATTTCGTCGAATGCATGGGTGTAGCACCCAAAATGATTGTAACCGATCAAGACTTGGGCATGGGATCAGCTATTCAAGAGGTTCTTGTAGGCACTCGACACCGATGGTGTATGTGGCATATAATGCACAAGTTGGCTTCCAAGGTTCCAGGCAGGTTGCTTAGGGACGAAGATTTCAAGAAGGAATTCAATGCATGCGTTTGGTCGGACTTGCTTGAACCCGATGAATTTGAAGAGGAGTGGAATGGAGTGATTGAGCGTTATGAGCTGGAAAACGTTGATTGGTTCAACACATCATACGAGTATAGACAGATGTGGATACCGGCGTACTTCAGAGATTTCTCACCCGGTTCGATGATTAGGACTACATCCATATTTGAATCTGAAAACAACTtctacaaaaattttatgaagccCCGAGCGAACCTTGTCGAATTATACTTGTATTTCAACAATGCTCTGGGATTTCAGCGGAACGCTAGAACAATGCTGGACTACAACGATGCTACTGCCGTGCCCATACTGGCCACTAAGTTGGCATTCGAGAAACATGCTGCGACGATTTACACAGACAGTATGTTCAGGAAAATACAAGAAGAAATTGTTGATGGTAATGACAGATGCCGTGTACTTGGTTTTTCATCAACAAATATGGTTGACACCTACAAGCTTGGGGATAGCCGACGGAATTCGTATTCTGTGAGACACGACAAGACTGACGATTCATACTCTTGCGACTGCAAATTGTTCGGTAGGCAGGGATATTTGTGCtgccacattttttttctgttcAGGAACAATGAAGTGGAAAAAATTCCAGAGAAGTACTGCAACAGCCGATGGATGAAGACTCCCTTAGCCAAGGCTGTACATGGACTATTTGATGTCACCGTAGATACAAGGTCCACCGTTGACGATAGGCAGACTGTATCAAATCAAGGGATATCGCTTGTTCTACGGTTTTATTCGACGGTTCGAGACGGACATTGACGTGCTTCGTGCATTCGTAGGTGGTTTGGAAGAACTTGGTAATTCTCTTCAAGCTGGAACTCCTCCAACGTCGGCCTTTGAAAAGAGGCGCATGATTGAAGAGTTTTATGGAATGCCAAGGCGTGAAGTAGTAGAGGTCCATCCTCCGGATGTTGTAAAGACCAAGGGTCATGCTAGCAGCTCCGCGAGCCGACTGATttcaaagagagaaaaggctatAAAGGAGGCTACTAGGCCTCTTAGACGTTGTAAGGCGTGCGATGAGTTGGGCCATCAAGACTCTAGAAACTGTCCCATGCTAAAAGAGATGGCCAAGGAGAAAGAGCTTAGTAAAGGCAAGAGgaaattttgatgtgttttgtacctaattaattagttttcgTCTTGTCTTCATTCTTATTATTTCTACCTTTGTGAAAATTTTGTGCATAATTAATAGCCTTGCATTTTTTAGGGTATTGTGTGCATTACTCCctttatttattccattagtccattaatttgttaatgTCCATTATCGATTTATAGACTTGCATTAATTATGCTATGTTGTGCATCACGCCctttatttattccattagtgttttatattgttaatgtgcattatCGATTTATACacttgcattaataatgattttatgTGCATCACTCCctttatttattccattaaTGCTTTATTGTATTAATGTGCATTACTGATTTATAGTCttgcattaaaaatgattttatgtGCATCACTCCctttatttattccattaaTGCTTTATTGTATTAATGTGCATTACCGATTTATAGTCttgcattaaaaatgatattatgtgCATTACTCCCTTTATGTATTCCATGGCTGGCCAAACAACAATTCATCCATACTTTGTTCATACATTATTCCATAACTTGCGAAACAAAAGTTGCTCAAAAACCAGTTAATATTTTATCCTTTAGCCCTTCACTACATCACGCAATAGTAGCAAAATATGCTTCAGTTATCACGTGATACGTGTGGTTCAAAACTAAGTCGTCTTTTgaccaaatcaaaataagttATCCAAAACAAACTGTCTTAAACTTAACGTCAATAGCGTCTCTAATCATTACTCTTGCCATCAATCCAGCCCGTACTCTTTGACCCACTTCTCGAAGTTAAACCTAGGCGGCCTCTCTTTCCAAAACTTGGCGGCATTAGAGACGTTGGTGTCACGTACGGAGTTGTGTTGATAACTCAGCAGCGCGTTTGCAACCTTTATTCTGTAGATTTCCAGATTTTTTGTCCCATTTGCGCCGAATCCGCACTGCCAATCTTGGTCCCTTCCGCCGAAATAAGTCTCCATATGCCGCATGATGTACACCCCCGTCTCCACAGAGGGGTCATTTTTCCTCCAAGGCATTGACACCACATGTGTCTTACATTTTCGGACCTCGGGTGCCTTTTTTTGAGCCTTCAACTTCACGAGCGCTTCAGCGAAAAACTTTTTTTACAACAAATACCCAAAAAAGATGTGTGAGAAATCTGAATAATGCACAGGTAACTGAATGTAATGCATATTAACGGAATAGCCTCAAACACGCAACATAAGGGAGGGTGTTTTCCCATACTTTGCGTTGAACGATTTGTGGGACTCAGCCAAAGTGTGGTCGATGATGTTCATGTTGCCATCCGGCAGATCAAAACACGCCACGTACTGATGGGTAGAACCCCAAACCGGGAAGAAGAACTGTACAATTGAAAGTACATTATGTTACACATTCATGTGTATGTTGCTCATGTAAATCAGATAGGTTAAGCTTAATAAAACCATGTCATATGTATCCCATTTAAAGATTCCCGTTCCAAGTACATCATCGAGCATCCGAGTCCAGAACGTTTCCCTCAACTGTTCCTCTGACCATTCAGCAGGGCTCTCGATCACGGTGTGTCTCTATATTGTATTGTGGTAAACTAGTTAATACTTTGTAATTGCAATACTGAATAACAACCAAGGACATAAGGTATTTCACTAATGCAGGGTTTTGTCGAGAAGAAGACCCTAGCAACTGCCTCCGGAACCTTGAGCTTCTCCATGTTATTCAAGTAAGCGCTCCAAGTGTCTACAATGGTTGGGTTCATGGACTTGAACGgtgctagcgacgcgaattcAAGCTGCACAGTTTTGATACAGTCGTCTTCGTAGACAACTGTATCCCTGCACAATAATAAACAATACATCAGAAGTAACCTTTTTCCAACCACATAGTCGAGCAACACTACTACAAAACTTACTTATATGTTTCCGTTGTGCTTAGTACCCAATAGTATAGCGACTTGTCCGGATAGTTTGGCTTTGCTGTTAGTCTAAGCGCCCGGTCGTTGAATGGAGAACGGGCCGCCAGACTTGCTTTCTTGAAATGAGATGATGCTAG is drawn from Salvia hispanica cultivar TCC Black 2014 chromosome 6, UniMelb_Shisp_WGS_1.0, whole genome shotgun sequence and contains these coding sequences:
- the LOC125194695 gene encoding protein FAR1-RELATED SEQUENCE 5-like yields the protein MCTARAVGFDTRKQGMRKVDNVTTWYSVVCNKEGGKRSNEEDKVNARSGFTIKRRWLSKRCGCKASISFKFFSEAGIPGYIIQEFNEVHNHYMVESEHQQFMTLNRKLDDVHHKFILDCSKANIGPTLTFKVLKEILGGFELVRCNVGDIRNTSRDIKAYANGCDVQMVLDDMAKKKELSDAFTYHYEVNAANQLVALFWCDGLMKRNYHMFGDIVAFDSTYNTNRINDANAAYPCVQRMILHDLHTFHGKGQSWETSPKMIVTDQDLGMGSAIQEVLVGTRHRWCMWHIMHKLASKVPGRLLRDEDFKKEFNACVWSDLLEPDEFEEEWNGVIERYELENVDWFNTSYEYRQMWIPAYFRDFSPGSMIRTTSIFESENNFYKNFMKPRANLVELYLYFNNALGFQRNARTMLDYNDATAVPILATKLAFEKHAATIYTDSMFRKIQEEIVDGNDRCRVLGFSSTNMVDTYKLGDSRRNSYSIQGPPLTIGRLYQIKGYRLFYGFIRRFETDIDVLRAFVGGLEELGNSLQAGTPPTSAFEKRRMIEEFYGMPRREVVEVHPPDVVKTKGHASSSASRLISKREKAIKEATRPLRRCKACDELGHQDSRNCPMLKEMAKEKELSKGKRKF